One window of Leptospira yasudae genomic DNA carries:
- a CDS encoding ankyrin repeat domain-containing protein, producing MNETEQPKLKKARTEHRYALIQWIQKNEVRKIKEELESRGTEFYGNSPLFFAASENSPAVLELLETFGFSLDTRDSNQNSLHFYACRDRGKTEVAEYLLQKKILPDPADVVEAANAGKIDILKLYQKQGIDLKDPNLKNSSYTLLEVAAFSGLECVKFLFDQGVKLEDSILPKAANLGKLDLVRYLLEEQGANPNVKIHERNAVHEACLGPFSHDPSDHLEILKLLHKHGGDLNAASDWIPNSYAYTPLHFACRPGPQDKTAIIKYLLENGANPDLENPNSALSIADTKTRKEILAFLETKKGIQLSKDPFERSFQVEKMIDFAENAIRGFAKENPNALVFQFVIEGATMSMSDLFDPDYYVGDWKYEGFASFEQEHGFDFQLWREHYDSMGEEENSPYAAAMTKLFEGLRKRKAFDCLKRSKNFEARMIDHMY from the coding sequence ATGAACGAAACCGAACAACCCAAGCTGAAGAAGGCGAGAACGGAACATCGTTACGCTTTGATACAATGGATTCAAAAGAACGAGGTCCGGAAAATCAAAGAGGAACTCGAATCCAGAGGAACGGAATTCTACGGAAATTCTCCGCTTTTCTTTGCCGCCAGCGAGAACAGCCCCGCCGTTTTGGAACTATTGGAAACCTTCGGGTTTTCGTTAGATACGCGCGATTCCAATCAAAACTCGCTTCACTTTTATGCCTGCAGGGATCGAGGTAAAACGGAAGTCGCCGAATATCTTCTTCAAAAAAAGATTCTGCCCGATCCCGCCGACGTCGTTGAAGCCGCCAACGCCGGAAAAATCGACATTCTAAAATTATATCAGAAACAGGGAATCGATCTGAAAGATCCGAACCTGAAAAATTCCAGTTATACTCTTCTTGAAGTCGCCGCGTTCAGCGGATTGGAATGCGTGAAATTTCTTTTTGACCAAGGAGTAAAACTGGAGGATTCCATTCTTCCCAAAGCCGCCAATCTCGGAAAACTCGACTTGGTTCGTTACCTGCTCGAAGAACAAGGGGCAAATCCGAACGTCAAGATCCACGAAAGAAACGCGGTTCACGAAGCATGTTTAGGACCGTTCAGTCACGATCCTTCGGATCATTTGGAAATTCTAAAGTTGTTACACAAACACGGAGGAGATTTGAACGCGGCCTCCGATTGGATTCCGAATTCGTACGCATATACCCCGCTTCATTTTGCCTGTCGCCCCGGCCCTCAAGACAAAACTGCGATCATTAAATATCTTTTGGAAAACGGAGCCAATCCCGATTTGGAAAATCCGAATTCCGCTTTGAGCATCGCCGATACGAAAACCAGAAAAGAAATTCTTGCATTTCTCGAAACGAAAAAAGGAATTCAACTTTCCAAGGACCCGTTCGAAAGATCGTTTCAGGTCGAGAAGATGATCGATTTTGCGGAAAACGCGATCCGCGGTTTTGCAAAGGAGAATCCGAACGCGCTCGTCTTTCAGTTCGTCATCGAAGGCGCGACGATGAGCATGAGCGATCTTTTCGATCCAGACTACTACGTAGGAGATTGGAAATACGAAGGCTTTGCTTCCTTCGAACAGGAGCACGGTTTCGATTTTCAACTTTGGCGCGAACACTACGATTCGATGGGAGAAGAGGAAAATTCTCCGTATGCGGCCGCGATGACCAAGCTGTTCGAAGGCCTCCGGAAACGAAAGGCCTTCGATTGTCTCAAACGATCCAAAAATTTCGAAGCGAGAATGATCGATCACATGTATTAG
- a CDS encoding alpha/beta hydrolase: MKFIQLKTAAVASLLIALLFGCTRYVVITEQKFTSQTANIGPNLFLTTFSYENSNYPPVLLVDPVFINKKALYLGDKSGLIGVLNGNGFSVWLLHFEDHKSVNLKEIGENLIPDVIARIQKVTGKKEYILGGVSLGGQAVLHSFKAKKIPDISKAFFLGTGMDYKYNDSFIEQMKAEKRFGTDLTNSCKNKDSFCKRFISFDEDDPTTLFVYQNLFNYLPTLEENPKTWESFESTTFPSLFIGGRIDNVSPTESIHPVYKRKKGKKEYLEAGRDNGMSIDYDHLGLFAYEDAPGDIYQKIADWLKEKEPETTKTASIPANP; encoded by the coding sequence ATGAAATTTATACAATTAAAAACCGCAGCGGTCGCGTCGTTGCTGATCGCGCTTCTTTTCGGATGCACGCGTTATGTGGTCATTACCGAACAGAAATTCACTTCTCAAACGGCGAACATAGGACCGAATCTTTTTTTGACGACCTTCTCCTATGAGAATTCCAATTATCCACCGGTACTTCTCGTCGATCCCGTGTTCATCAATAAAAAAGCTTTGTATCTCGGGGATAAATCCGGTTTGATCGGAGTTTTAAACGGAAATGGATTTTCGGTTTGGCTTCTTCATTTCGAAGATCATAAATCGGTGAACCTCAAAGAGATCGGAGAAAATCTGATTCCCGACGTGATCGCGAGAATCCAGAAAGTCACCGGTAAAAAAGAATACATCCTCGGAGGAGTTTCGCTCGGAGGACAAGCCGTATTACATTCTTTTAAAGCGAAGAAGATCCCCGATATTTCCAAAGCGTTTTTTCTTGGAACGGGAATGGATTACAAATACAACGATAGCTTTATCGAACAGATGAAGGCGGAAAAAAGATTCGGAACCGATCTGACCAATTCCTGCAAAAACAAGGACAGTTTCTGCAAACGGTTCATTTCCTTCGACGAGGACGACCCTACGACTCTATTCGTATATCAGAATCTTTTTAACTACTTGCCCACGCTTGAAGAGAATCCGAAAACCTGGGAGTCGTTCGAGTCTACCACGTTTCCTTCCCTTTTTATCGGAGGAAGAATCGACAACGTATCCCCTACGGAAAGCATTCATCCCGTTTACAAACGGAAAAAAGGCAAGAAGGAATATCTGGAAGCGGGAAGAGACAACGGAATGTCGATCGACTACGATCACTTAGGATTGTTCGCATACGAAGACGCGCCCGGAGACATCTATCAGAAAATCGCCGATTGGTTGAAGGAAAAAGAACCGGAAACTACGAAGACCGCTTCCATCCCAGCAAATCCATAA
- a CDS encoding ligase-associated DNA damage response exonuclease, translated as MIVLTEAGLYVPQADVYVDPWKGVSRAILTHAHSDHTRRGSRHYLCAEPGLSLTQERLGPKANVETLRYGQAVYRNGVKISLHSAGHILGSAQVRIEYKGRITVISGDYKTVPDPTCEPIEILRCDTFLSEATFAKPYYLWEKSEFVFQNILNYILENHELGEITVLYGYSLGKAQRILKGLSIAAESAGTPLDFYVHDSILSMNKRYEESGVSLPQAKALDQFTENVKHPSVFIAPPGVPIPNPRSQKIRSAFCSGWMQLSKNRKAGSFHKGFVLSDHADWNELIGTIHATEAEEILLTHGDTKDIVRYLKETGKNAKTLKTKFHSEEFES; from the coding sequence ATGATCGTTCTAACGGAAGCGGGATTGTATGTTCCCCAAGCGGACGTGTATGTCGATCCGTGGAAAGGAGTTTCCCGAGCCATTCTCACGCATGCACATTCCGATCATACTCGTAGAGGTTCTCGTCATTATCTTTGTGCGGAACCCGGTCTTTCTCTCACGCAGGAACGGCTCGGACCGAAAGCGAACGTGGAAACTCTTCGTTATGGACAAGCCGTTTATCGCAACGGAGTTAAGATCAGTCTTCATTCCGCCGGTCATATTTTGGGATCGGCTCAGGTTCGGATCGAATATAAGGGAAGAATCACGGTCATCAGCGGAGATTACAAAACGGTTCCCGATCCTACCTGCGAACCGATCGAAATTTTACGATGCGATACTTTTCTATCCGAAGCCACCTTTGCAAAACCATATTATCTTTGGGAAAAATCGGAATTCGTATTTCAGAATATTCTAAACTACATTTTGGAAAATCACGAACTGGGAGAAATCACCGTTTTATACGGATATTCATTGGGAAAAGCGCAGAGAATTCTCAAGGGACTTTCGATCGCGGCGGAGTCGGCCGGAACTCCGTTGGATTTTTACGTCCACGATTCGATTCTTTCCATGAACAAACGGTACGAGGAATCGGGTGTTTCCCTTCCACAAGCAAAGGCCCTCGATCAGTTTACGGAGAATGTCAAACATCCCTCCGTTTTCATCGCGCCTCCCGGTGTTCCGATCCCGAATCCGCGATCGCAAAAAATTCGAAGCGCGTTTTGTTCGGGATGGATGCAGCTTTCCAAAAACAGAAAGGCCGGAAGTTTTCACAAGGGGTTCGTATTATCGGATCACGCGGATTGGAACGAATTGATCGGAACGATTCATGCGACAGAAGCGGAAGAAATTCTTCTCACGCACGGAGATACAAAAGACATAGTGCGTTATTTGAAAGAAACAGGAAAGAACGCAAAAACGCTCAAAACGAAGTTTCATTCGGAAGAATTCGAATCTTGA
- a CDS encoding uracil-DNA glycosylase: MSKEEKLRRLALVQSEVSACKLCKLHTTRTQTVFGEGNPDAEVVFIGEGPGKQEDLTGRPFVGRAGELLTRIIEKGMGVPRESVYIANIVKCRPTLDMKFEKDRPPEEEETRACAPYLLRQLEIIQPKVLVTLGNPSTRFILNTKEGITKLRGTWGSFFGIPVMPTYHPSFVIRNGGENSPLKREVWEDIKKVMDLLGWKRSS, from the coding sequence ATGAGCAAAGAAGAAAAACTCAGAAGACTCGCCCTCGTTCAATCCGAGGTTTCCGCCTGCAAACTCTGCAAGCTTCACACGACTCGAACCCAAACCGTTTTCGGGGAAGGCAATCCGGATGCGGAAGTCGTTTTTATCGGGGAGGGGCCGGGCAAACAAGAGGACCTCACCGGCCGTCCGTTCGTGGGTCGAGCCGGTGAACTGCTGACAAGAATCATCGAAAAAGGAATGGGGGTTCCGAGAGAATCCGTTTACATCGCGAACATCGTAAAGTGCAGGCCCACCTTGGATATGAAATTCGAAAAGGACCGTCCTCCCGAAGAAGAGGAAACGAGAGCTTGCGCTCCGTATCTTTTGAGACAGTTGGAAATCATTCAGCCGAAAGTGTTGGTTACGCTCGGCAATCCTTCCACAAGATTTATCTTAAATACCAAGGAAGGAATTACCAAACTCAGAGGAACCTGGGGATCGTTTTTCGGAATTCCGGTGATGCCTACGTATCACCCTAGTTTTGTGATCCGCAACGGCGGGGAGAATAGTCCTCTCAAACGCGAGGTTTGGGAGGACATTAAGAAGGTTATGGATTTGCTGGGATGGAAGCGGTCTTCGTAG